In Cryptomeria japonica chromosome 1, Sugi_1.0, whole genome shotgun sequence, the sequence CCTTCTCAAGCTATTATATTGTGGTATTTAGACAAAACCTCACTCTCCTTAGAAAATTTATCATTCAGATATCCTTCATGTTGAACTTTACCCTGGATCAGGGCCAACTCCTCTTGAATAGAAGATTTCTAAACAAAAATGTCCCCAAAGTCTTCTCTATTCCACTTTTTAGCCACTCAGAACATAGAAGGGCCATCTGCATGTACATTCTACCAATCCTCCACGCTGCAGAAGAGGTTTGGGTGGGACAACCACATTTTCTCTAATCTGAATGGAAACCTCCTTCTTGGACCATTTTTAGGCTCACCCATCAGACATATAGGAAGATGGTCAGATCCGATTCTAAGCATAGAATTCAGAGAGCAGATATAATGTTGGATCTAATCAATAGAAATCAAGGCCctatcaagcctaacttgaatcagGTCAGCACCAACTCGACGATTGGACCAAGTAATGGAAGCTCCAAATAAATCTAAATCAACCAGACCTTGACCATTGATGAAGTCATCTAAGTCCAATTTGATGTCAATCTGTATTAGGGATCCCCCAAATTTCTTAGCATCTATAGGAGGGGTATTAAAATCCCCTATAATAAGCCAAGGAGTGTTGGGATAACAGCTATGAAAAGAAGAGAGCTTTAACCAGAATTTCCTCCTACAAACTTTATTATTAGGAGCATACACATTGGACAAAATTCAAGAAAACCCATCCCTTGAATGTTTAAACAAAGTAGCAACATGGTTACTATCGTGGCAGATAGAAGTATTCTAGAGGGTAGCAAATCCCCTAGAAGCCCCATCAGAGCTGCTCCCATAAGAATCACAAAATTTAGAGAACTTAATTTTCTCCACCTTATCTttagtcattttagtttcttgaataagtaaaATAGCTGGTCTATGATCCCTAATAATATTACTAATGATGTCCTGTTTATGACTACTATTAAGACCTATAATATTTCAAGATAGAATCTTCATTTCTTACCAGGGGAATAAAATAGACTATCATGGATCATTTTTTGTGATCCATCCGCTAAGTTGTGTATGCTCTCATGCTCTCTTTGCCATCTGTTAGATTTTCTCCCTGCACTTCGAGGTGACCCACCACAGTCTGCCTTCCTGGAACAATCTGCCTTCACTCTGTTATGAGTTGTAACTCCAGGCTTCTACTGagacttctttttctttgacaCCACCTTAGTataactcatttcttcatcaaagtcaaGTCCTTCTAAACCCATACAACTGTCAATCTTCAGGGACTGCAGGGTATCCAGAATAACAATATTTGGATCAAAGTCAGGGAGGTTATAGGTAGAGTGTTGTGACGAAGATTCATCCTCTAGAGTCTTCTTTAGCTCATTGAACTCAAGAGTTCCAAATGATGATCCAATAACTGGAGAAGATTGCCGATCTTTGAAAGAGCATTCTTCCATATCCTTGGATCTATTGGGGTTTAGTGAAAGTTATCCCTCCTCCAAATCTTCCACCAAAACCTGTTCTTCAACCTTTTCAACAATCACATTTTCCTTAGTTATCTCCTCTTCCACTTGATCAGGACCCTCCAAAGATGTGATCATTAGATCTATGTCATTGGCCTCATTGTTTTGATCACCATGAATACTTTCTCTGTTATATTCCTCCTGGCTTATTACTTTCACCTCATCATTTTGGCCATGTTATTGGTTTCGTGGCTTCCATCAAGCCCTTTCTGGTGCACAAAACCACCAATCTTAATCTGGGTATCATCTTCCACAATTTTGGGTTTCCAGACATTAGTTCCTTTATTAGAATCCATCTTAGGGTTCTGAGGACATTTCTTTGCCCAATGGCCTGCCTTTTTacacaagaagaaaataaaaggtAATGATTCAAACTCAATAGTTTGAACTAGCATTCCCAACTTTGACACCAGCTCAACTGACGAAGGAATATCCTTAGATCTAGAAACCCCCACACAAATCCTAGAATAGACCATTCTTTTCGTAGCCATCGTCATAGGGTCAATCGATAGAAGTTCACCAAACACTCCAACAATGCCCTTAAAAATATCTTCATGCCAGTATTCCAACGGAAGCCCTGACAGCTTAACCCATACAAGAATGGTTTCAAAAAAGGCATCAAACATATCCATATTCAGACTCCACTTCTTAAGGGTTAAGGAGGATCTCCCCATAATCCATGGACAAACACAAAGAATAGTCATGATATCCTCAACACATGAGAATGCAAAGGAGAAAAAACTTTGAGGGAGAGCTGAAACCTCAACTTGCCCTTTAATCTTCCACCTTTGACTAACAAAGACCCTAACTGAGTCTATGTTGTGTCTAGGTCTCGTGAACTTTCCAACAAGGGTGAGTGCCATAACATCGACGTTGTGATCAATCACCTGGTCTGGGATAGACAAAGCAACCTTTCCACTAGCCTTATCACAAGTAATAGAAATAGGTGGAAAAGAGGACTTTCCAATCAACTTAACCCCAAATAATGCAGCCCAACAATTATTCGTGGCTCCATTCAAACAGGCCCGTTTCGTTGCCCCCATGACAAGACCTCGAGAAGCCTGTGACCCATCCCCTGGGTCCACTTGAAAACCCATTTTTGGGTCCCCACCATCTTCAAAATCCACATCACCTTGGTTTCCTTTAGAGCCATCAGATCTTGGGGATCTTGAGCCAGCTCCCTGTGAACCTAGAAGGAGTCCACCAGGGACCCCAAAAGCATCACTTGAAACCCTCCCCTGAACCACCTGGAACCCTACCCTAAGCGTTATCTTAaacttattgattatttattttgagAGATATCTTACCTATTaagttttatttattattaattagtgTGACTGGTATGGAGACAAAAAGGTTTTGATATAAATGTATTTAAAAATAGGTCAAGCTACATATCTTGATATATTTTAAATGTTAAAGACTTACAAATATTGGCATTAATTTGAATTTCATTGGTATAAATAATTTAAAAgtacatttatttaaatattaagtaaattaattatatCACAATAACAAACAAATATCACCATAACCATAACATTACAATTTTAAAACCAAGACATAGAGACACTAGCAATGCATGCAAACTTTGTGACAATTATGTTGTAAATTTTGTCCACATCTTTACCAATATATAGCATGTTTCTTATACATATCTCTATAATTATTTGGTATCCTACACTTTTATAACAAAATAGTTGCTAACATTTGGCAAGAACTTCACTACACTTCAGCCTTGTTAATTAGTGTGATTGGTATAGAGACAAAAAtgttttggtataaatgtattttaaaatagttcaagttacatatctttatatattttaaatgttattgGAATTAATTTAAGTTTCATTAGTATGAAtaattcaaaagtatctttatttCAATATAAGTAAATTAGTTATATCACAACGGTAAACAAATATGACTTAGGTCAAACAATAGTGAATTGTAAAGACGTAAAAcattctaaatttaattataaaatgaaatactctttattcttagataaactcataattcctttaataagtctatttacttCCACTATTCCATCCTTAGTTCTAAATGATCCTTCCATTGATTTCATAATAAACACGATATTTCTAAaaagagataaagattctttattcaataagaatTTGTGAGTAGTATCTCACTCATATCTACATACAAAACTTAGGACTTTCCAATGCCTTACATtcaaataacaagaaaaatataatgTAAAGGATGAGATGCATCCATTGATCTTCAATACAAAgccatcttcaatgcaatctttagaatgaagatgaaAACAAGATtcgggtgctttttccacccaaccttgaagattacacttccccaaaattcttggtcaatcaagaatacccgaccctgcacaaaTTACTTAGCAAGAAGAATTCAAtatacaagatggaatctggtgcatgcctagaatgatacatgcattttcaattttctaattccataaagaaacaagcaagatcaatcaaggatatggtagagagcataaaatatatccatctatttcaatggtcaataagttactcggtcgagtataatgccatgcataacaataaaatatagtttggaaaagcaaactattctctctataatttcACATTTGGCACTCGTCCTAgaaggtaactttcccacaaacacaaacaTATCTAGCTTTCCTATTGTTTCTAtggtattcaaaaaaaaaatgaatatacaagaagacaatcttttgctaaatagatatagaagaaacaatcttttgctaaatagatatagaagaaacaatcttttGTTTACAACCAATACATCTATTAAGAATACAATCTTTTGCTTCTATCTTTTTAAACAAATGAAGGATaagaataaaaaaaaataagaaggtgtaacacatgtatgcatatttagcatatagataaagtaaaattcagaaatagaaattatgagtacacattcttttatcttttctcataAAATCTAAATAGCGTAATCATACATCTTATGGTTTCAAATTTCTAAGTTTAGAATGCATAAGTTCTCTATTTTTCCACATGTTTTTGACTATCTGCTTCTTTTCTCGATACTAATAGATGTTTTCCATGATCTATGGATTCAACTAAATGAATTCAGCAATTTACCATGACAATCATTAAATAAGATGATAATTCAAATTGTACATACCTTAATGGCTTATTCAAatgaaatttcaaataatcattatgTCTTCTAAtgcaagaaactaattcaaaaattaAACTCTTTTCTTCACTAATGATCTAAAATAAACAACTCTCAATAtaattttgttcttttctttaattATAAAACAAGCTATCACTTTTttaagagcctacctctgaaattTGAATCAAGTTTGATATGATCAGTGCTAATCTTCTCcaattgggtgaactcacaatactggttcccactttttgaccaactttgacacttagatgaacattttgcaaaaaatattCACTTTTTGACatctataacttttaaactgttaataatttgaagatgatgtaaaatagtgatttgtaacatcttttttgtagattctaaatatagttttttcaattttttttgaataaaattttattgatttttccatctccctcaaaagtagttttttatagcaaacaattttttttaagagTGATGAGCATCCCGAAacatataactttttttctataaatgataaaaacttatctcttttaaattttggtttgtaacatcaatacctagggaatgcaattggtttgatagtgatatgttgaatattttttattttattaagttttgaagtccgactaattataatttagatataggtgtacgtttgaacacataacttgttctatatatatcaaaattcaattgttttttttttgttagaaagaagacatcaatacctagtacatagatattttttagaattttttagaatttttttactatttttcccaatgcattaaacaaagaagttcatgttcggtgaaaaacctacattcataaaaaataaaataaaaatatattaatgaaattaaatatactaaaaattatactatttggaaagcttataataaggactaaatccttaagaaaacaaaacttctaaatgaattcgttttaCCCCTCAAaggctaatgtaaaattggttttttatcaacatttgatacatgcaaaggagactccattgcaagtatgatttagaagtagagaggttctatcaaagaaattttgatctaagagcctttgatctaactctcttcaattaattacttcaaatgggacctcttaaagcttaaatcattatattttccaaaaaatgtatgattttagcaaaaatcaggatgtaccaaaaagtgggaaccagctttgtgagttcacccaattcTAATTGCAATGATCTTAGATCTCCAATGATTTCCTTCCTTTATACTATTCTGTAATGTTTCGGACCTATACAGTGCCAAAAGGATGATCTACCATATGGTGGCTGGGTGGTTGTACGGTGACTAGGAGTCACCCGTGTCTTGGGGTCGTACAGTGACTAGGGTTACCCGTACGGTAGCTTGGTAGTCGTACCGTGACTAGGGTCACCCATACAGTGATTGGGGTCACCCATATAGTGATTGGGGTCACCCATACAATGACTAGGGTCTCCCGTACGGTGGCTTGGTAGCCATACGATGACTAGGGTCACTCGTAGGGTGGCTTCTCTCCTTCTTCCGTGTGCCTTACACCTACACCCCCTTTTTTCTGTGTATTTGCTTTCATCGATAATATAATTGCCAGAAGTAATATAGTTCAAGGTCACAGAGATGGTGTGTTGTGTCGAGAAGAAATGATGAACAAAAAGTAACCAGGGCAAGATAACACTTCAGATTAATAATGATAATACTTCAGATTTCAATAATGTCGAATTGAGAACAGAGCAGAATAGGGTGAGGGATGAGTCCCACCAAAACTACggataccaaatagggagggtctttcacctctgaAATGGAAAAAACCAGAACTCCAACAAGAATTTGCACAAgagagaaaaatatcaaaatttgcatgCCTACAACTATGACAGACTCGACCATAAATATGGGCTTTGGGAAAATTCCTGAAGGGTTACATACGGGCTGACACAAACATAacttaactaataaaataaaaaaggggacCCGAcagattttattattaaatttagggccatacaataattaatattatttaattatattggggacattacaaatcctcactgcccaaagattgcttgccctcaagcaatccatCATTAAATGGTTTTCCCACTGTAGAGATCCAGGGTCCCAAACCAAGCACGCACACAAATAGCCATAACTGAAATCTCCATGCCGCAACATGACCATGTGCCCACACATGGAAGTACATGAGAAGAGTAAACCTCCCTCCAACTTCCACTGCTCCATTCTAATATAAATGTTGTCTTGCCTAGAGTCATCAGGATCCCACTGAAATAAATCATCAAACACATCAATGCCCGAATCCCAAGCTATCATGCCATCATGCCAATAAGTCATTTTCCCATGGTGGTCTGGAATCTCAAAACTCATGTACAACAGGTTCTTCTCATGTAGATGTTGCTCTTCCTAAAAAGTAATGCTCATGTTTGTCGCATGTTCTTCATACCACTGTGGTGTTCCAGAATCCTTGTCACTCACTATGTTCTGCGGAAGATTATGCAGGAAGAATACCTCACAGAATAACCACTTGGCTACTTGGGCTGCTTGGTATCCGATGGAGATGGAAAAGAAATGGGCATACTTGGTCAAACGATCTACCATGATGAAGATGCAATCCTTTCTTTGCACTAGGGGAATTCCAGTAATGAAACCCATCaagatgctatcccatttctggtCAGGGATTGGCAATGGTTGCAGCAGTCTAGTGGGTAAGGTGTTCTCAGATTTGATTGGCTGATAGGTGGAGCATTTCTGCACGTACTGTAGAACGTCATTCTTAAGTCCCTTCTAGGAAAACCTCTCCCAGTCTtgtctgtaggttttcaagtatcccggGTGTCCAACTACGGGAGAATCGTGCATTTCTTTTACAATTCTTTCCTTCATCTTGGACTCGGGCACCAAATAGATTTtgtccttgtagtaaatgatgttGTCAACCACCTTGTATCTATCATCCTACATTTGACCATCCATTAGCTCACACGCGAATgtattcttggagtattcaaccaacaaatgttccttccaatctgcCAAAATATGGGATAGAGAACATATGGCAAGCCTTCTAGCGAGGATCTGGCAAAGCTCTTGTTGACTTCTTAACTCCTTCATCACATCTATCAATCCTTCATTCGATGTCATGATTCTCCTGATAGGCTAGCTGaataacctggctctgataccactgtaatgttctAGACTTGTACGGTGCCAAAAGGCTGATCTACCGTATGGTGGAAGGGACACCCATATGGTGGCTGGGTGGCCATATGATGACTAGGAGTCACCCGTGTCTTGGGGTTGTACAGTGACTAGGGTCACCCGTATGGTGGCTTGGTAGTCGTATGGTGACTAGGGTCACCCGTATGGTGATTGGGGTCACCTGTATGGTGACTAGGGTCTCCCGTATGGTGGCTTGGTAGTCGTACGATGACTAGGGTCACCCGTACAGTGGCTTCTCTCCTTCTTCTATGTGCCTTACACCAGCACCCCCTTTTTGTTGTGTATTTGCCTTCGTCAATAAAATAATTTCCAAAAGTAATATAGTTCAAGGTCATAGAGATGGTGTGTTGCGTCGAGAAGAAATAATGAACAAAAAGTAACCAGGGCAAGATAACACTTTAGATTAATAATGATAATACTTCAGATTTCAGTAATGTTGAACTGAGAATAGAGCAGAATAAGGTGAGGGATGAGTCCCACCGAAACTAGggataccaaatagggagggtctttcacctccaaaATGGCGGAAaccagaactccaacaggaatttgcacaagagagaaaaatattaaaattcGCATGCCTACAACTATGACAGACTCGACCATAAATATGGGCTCCgagaaacttcccgaagggttacaaacgggccgacacaaacataacttaactaataaaataaaaaagggggcccgaaagattttattattaaatttagggccatataataattaatattatttaatcatATCGGGGACATTACAAACAATCCTTTGTGTTCTTTCCTTTCTATTCTTTTAACCTCTCTTCTCTACTCGCTATTCTTTATTCTTTGTTCTATCCTCACCACTTCTCTAtttatttcttctatcttttacaatACCGTTTTCTCTGTCCTTCTCTGTATATTTTGTTCtactaatattatatatttatgcaGGTCATATGCTATGTTTTCTGCTATGATTTAGGCCTTACTCCCtctgttattattattttatcatgccACCCATGCAAATCCATTTGCACGTCGATCAGTTCGCATGCCATGCAGTGTTTACCCCAACGACTTTAGCCACATATGTAGTCCTTGTTCAAATTGAACACTAAGTATTGGTTGTTGTAGGAGTCAATATTCTTATTGACTCCCCCTTAACTCATTGTTTCTATGAGCCGCCATTAATACCGTTCCCTTTGCAAATAATTTCCAAGTCTTAGTGGCATTTACGTCATGCCAAGTTGACTTCACTAATGTCGACTTCCCTATGCCATGCTTTGTTGACTATGACTTGGCATTAATAAATTCGCCAACCATATCGGTTATTATgtttttaaataaatcacttttcatgtttatatatatatgtgtgtgtgtgtgtgtgtgtgtgtgtgtgtgtgtgtgtgatcgaGTTATTATTTAAACGCATATatgatacatataattatatatatatataatagatcaattcaaatttaattatcctttattttttaaaacaatatataaatcatatatgtatatatgtgtgtatatacttcacacacacgcacgcacgcgcacacacacacacacatgtcatTATCTAGAAATAAAAAAGTGGAAATATAAGCACGATATTTCATCGATTTCATTATGAAATTTATACATTATCTACACACAAAATGCACATACAATCAAAATACAtgtttaatcatttaaaaacattaaaatcaatctttcttcgaattaaataaatgttaattaaaactacttatacaaaattcttcatTCTAATTTAAACAAACACTCTAATAAAGTCATTTAATTAATCTATCTTTGCAAGATACAAATTATGGACTCTAATGTgttgtgtgagattccatctattctagcaaAGCCCATGAGGTAAAAAAACTCTACCTAAATCATGTTCTTGCCTTCATCCATGTTCACCTATTCccgcattcacttgcactcaattgttcATTAGCAATGAAAAtcccaatttcataataaaaataatattgatcattcaattgcatgtaaatcatttcattgcatttgaactCCTATTTCATTATTGTCTTATTTCACTAAAATTccttttccatttcatttcaatttcataaataaaaaataagcattattttcttaataaaataactataaataaatatggttcatgacatccttccccacttggaAGAGACATCATCTTGATGTCTTATTATTCTATTAGTTAGCACATATTATTTCAACATCATAAAatattaaccatacatcatagtctcaaatcataacataaacaataacaTCCATGTTGTCCAAGTTCACAACATGTAAATCAAATTAGAGTATCAAGGTATCTCATGCATTAAGTAATACTACTCTAAGAAAGTGAATGAGGAAAATGACGGTCAATCATCTCAACAtcttcccatgtagcactatcctcagaatattggtctCACTGGACCTTATATTGAGTGAAATCTTTGCTACATAGCTTCACGCTATGTTGATCTAGGATTCAGATTGGCTCCACTAGAACCACCCTTGGATCATGTACCTATAATGATcgccaatcaagaacatgagatgcaTCAAGATGATAAGGCTTCAAGAAAGAAACATGTAAaacattatggattcgagctagagaAGGTGGTAAAGCAATTCTATAAGCGACTAGATTAATAACTTCCatcacatcaaagggtcccacatatcttggtgccaacttTGATTATTTCTCgaatgagatagagctcttatgaggcttgaccctcaaaaagactttatctcctccAACAAACTGTCTGAAAGTC encodes:
- the LOC131857439 gene encoding uncharacterized protein LOC131857439, which gives rise to MGFQVDPGDGSQASRGLVMGATKRACLNGATNNCWAALFGVKLIGKSSFPPISITCDKASGKVALSIPDQVIDHNVDVMALTLVGKFTRPRHNIDSVRVFVSQRWKIKGQVEVSALPQSFFSFAFSCVEDIMTILCVCPWIMGRSSLTLKKWSLNMDMFDAFFETILVWVKLSGLPLEYWHEDIFKGIVGVFGELLSIDPMTMATKRMVYSRICVGVSRSKDIPSSVELVSKLGMLVQTIEFESLPFIFFLCKKAGHWAKKCPQNPKMDSNKGTNVWKPKIVEDDTQIKIGGFVHQKGLDGSHETNNMAKMMR